Within Takifugu rubripes chromosome 20, fTakRub1.2, whole genome shotgun sequence, the genomic segment GGCCCAGGTCGATCTTAACTTAATCAACTAATCGATGCCAAACGTTTACACGACAACACAACTTCTGTTCCGTTTTTGCTGTAGTTTGTAGCACTGAACACGCAGCGATGCGAAAACGCTAGCAAATTAGTTAGTTAATCATTTCGCGCTTTCAGCGATTACGGGCATGCGCACTAGAGTGGCATGCAACTCGGTATGCGCGATTCGTCGTGGGCCATAGGGAGGTTTTTGGTATTCGTAGTTTTGTAGTTCAGAGTTGCTCGTGGAAGCAACTCCTAATAGTCAGCTAAGGAAAACTTTTGGTGCATTATATAGATTAAGAATACTATACATGACATGTTTGTGCCCCTGGCAGATAAAATATCATTTTGCGTGGTTTCTTTGTTTTAAGGCCTTTATGTAGAGGTAAAGTTGCCCATACATCATGGGTTCAGAGCCCCTCTGTCCTGCTTATATAAACCAGTACTTTGCTGTCCTCACCGGAGTTCCTCCTGTcctttaaatgaagacaaactGCCGCATCGTGACTTGTGTGCTCTGCTGCGTCTCACTTGTGTTTGGTCTCCTGCTGTGTCCCCGTCTCTGCTCATATTCGGTAAGTGGTTTTTATAGGAGGCAGAGTTTCGGACCAGCTGGGGTTTAAAGCCGGAGATTCTGTGTTGATTGAAGATCAGATGTGGGATGCAGATGGTGACACTCCAGTCAGGGCctctgtggtttttttttttttttaagctctcCAGTTTCTGTGTTGACAAAAACCACCCTGGGTATGCTTTTAAAGCCTCGCTGAGATGTTTGTGTCCGtcttttttccacctcagcGCTATTTTGGCTCAGTTGTGGTGAAGAATCCCAATAAACCCCCATGTTCCCTCCCTTATGATCCCTCCCTCTTACTTTTGcagttttggggggttttttagTTCACATTTCTCATTTATATTTTGGTTTGAAATTTCATTTTAAGTTTATTTTTTAGGTTTTGCTGTTCAGTGATCAATAACTAGAAAAAAACATTAATCAGGGTCCAAAGATGATATTCACATTTATTAAGACTAATTATCACCTCCCtgtatactatactatactatgcTATACTTGATATAGTAGACAGATTTAAAGTTATAATCTTAACATCAATAACACAGTAACTAATACTTTATGTATAACATACATTACTGTACATACATAGTTTACAGTATTTAACATTTTACCCAAATTTTCATTGAAACTTTCATTGGAATATAATGTGGCAACATTAGCTTCTTCTGCTCCGTTGAGAATAATAATCACGGCTCTCGTTAGCACAAATTAAAGCAGTTCATCAGCCTATATCACTCATGAAACCATTAAGGCCCAGTTAGACTGTGGTGTATCGGGAAGGACCGGGACAGGATCGGAATGGAGAGAACCCGCTGGGGAACTCTGACAGGAAGACGGGGTCGTGAGCCTGGCGTTTCCTGCGATTGCGCCTTTGGTAACGGAAGTTGACAGGTGGTCGAAGTGCGACGGGGCCTCCGATCTCCTCAGAGGATGAATCGGAAAGACCTTCAGCGGACTCGCTGGAAGATGAGCTGTGGGGGACGGAGGGATTAACCACTACAGAGGGGTCACTAGGGGCAGGCTGGATGAGCGTTGGACCAGGTGGCGGTGgttggacagcagggggcactgCTGGGTCAGTGAAAACAGGCTGCAGTGTGTCGTTTCCTAGGTCAAGGATAGTCGATGGGAAGGTCGGGGTCGCGGTGTCTGCAGGGAGGCCGTGACTCTGAGGCTGCACTGGTCTGAGGAAATCCACAttctgcagacagagagacagaactCTCAACAAAGCCCCCTCCTGCTGGCTCAATCACACAAGCACGCAGACTACAGTGACGAGATAATCACAGCACACAGGCATAGCATTATAAATCTCACACCTACATTCAAACACAttccacacaaaacacactctGAGCCGCAGCGCGCAAGATATGACAGGATAATTATAAGGCCGGTGGCATTCACGCTGAAAGTTACATTAGCATTTTAAAGGTTCCGTTAGcaagatttaaaacaaaacccagCATAAAATATTCATCCAGTTTCAAACAAGCTGAAGCTTCTTCCTATAATGTGAAAAGATTAGCGTTTCATATTTTACTCACTGCCATCCGTATTCTGGTGTACTAAAACATTGTGTGGGAGAATGTACAAGTTTGAACCTACATGTTGTATATTATCAGAGATCAGAGTCCGAAACCGGAGAGCTTTAACGGCCTCCCTCTAAGTGTCTGAGCAAAAATCAATCTTCTTTTACAATCTCAACGCTAGTATCTCTACTCTGCATGCTCATGGTTGTAAATGCATGGAGAAATTTGCATCGGAGGTCGAAATTTTAATGTATTCATCAAAAGCGATAAATTATTTAAGTTATAACAGCAATACTAAAGTTTTTTACTGAGCCTGTTTGATCATTTAAAGCTACTGTTTGAAGATGTGCAGATTCCAGCAGcaaaagaggaagagcagcataAATATTTATATGAAATCATCTTTTAAGGGCGCATTTGTGTGTAAAGAAAGAGAAtgatgttatatatatatatatattatatgttTTATGTTTCATTTTACCTGGACTTTGAACATCTCACAGGACACGTGAACATCAGGATTGAGTTTCATGTTTCCGTGCACGGAGCCGACGCAGAATCCTGCTGTCTGAGAGGGGAAACGGGACGTTTTAAAATGGGTTTGgtgaaagaatgaaagaaaagacaagatTTGCTGCCATCACtctcattaaaataataaatattggaGCCTTTTAGTGCTGTCATAACTAAAATGGCTCCAGCGATGGTAAACAACCTGCTGATTGATGTTTATTAATGTATTTAGCTCATAACAGTGTCACATTGTCAACGTAGTAGCCAATTTTCCATTAATGTATCTGCTGTTTAAATTACACGATGTCTTAAGTCCTCCAGTCTGGGATGTTTTTGTAATGTGATGTGTTTCACACCCGTtgatcatttttacatttttagtgGACTCTCTTGATTATCTTTATTACCTCGGTGTCAGAATCGAGCGTCAGTCGCTGGCAGGTGCCTCTTTCCGTCAGTCCCTCTGGACACCCCTGGACCGTGTACTCCACAAAGCTGCTTTTCTCTGGAACGGCCTCAGAAATATACAGAAGCATCAAAATGGCAGATAccacagatggaaaaaaatatCTGGTCATGTCAGAGTGTCAAGCAGCTCAGAAAAGGTTTTGGCACTTTGACATTCAACCTGAGTCAAACCTGCGCTGAAGCTCTCGTGATGGTCTTCACTCCGAGCTCGGCACCGCGGAGGAACTGTCTCCTGTAGGAGGCCAGAGTGATGCGGGCGGCGTTCACGGCCTGTTGGCTCTCCACGggcagcaggagggggcaggtggGGCAGGTCTGCTGGAGCTTCTCAGGGGGGTCTGCATGGATCAGAGAAATATCTGCACTGTTGTCACTGCACACCAGGCAGAATTCAAAGTGCTTCAAATAAAACCATTAATCATCGGGCGTGCGTTTGACAAGGCTGCATCtggtttattgatttttttgaatttgtattttcccccttttctgtTCAGACGGTCACATTTCTGGAGAAATTGGCCAAAGGCCATTTACCTGACAACAGCACTGGAATTTAAATGAgatcaatgtaaaaaaaataaaattatccatccatccatcctctagcgcttatccggggtcgggtcgcgggggcagcagcctaagaagagaagcccagacttccctctccccagctacttctggGGATCCCcccagatgagctggaagaagtatgATGGATATTGAAAACTTTCCccagaagaggcagaaaaatggGTTTATACATCAATATGACcgcgaaagaacgagatcgcagatacaagcggctgaactgagtttcctccgcagggtggccgggctcagccttagagataaggggagaagctcggacatccgggaggggctcggagtagagccgctgctcctccacatcgagaggagtcagtcggggtggctcgggcatctggctaggatgccttccggacgcctccctttagaggtgttccagacatgtcccaccgggaggcggcctcgtggccggcccaggactaggtggagagattacatctctcgcctggcttgggagcagctgggggttcccccggaagagctgatggaagtggccggggagagggctgtctgggcatcccccctgaagctgctgaccccgcgacccggatccggataagcgggagaaaacgaaacgaaacgaaacgaaacaTCAATATGACCCGTCTTGCCGTGAGGCTGCATCGATTCCGCCTCCATTGAGACACCGATACTGATTCATTGATTAGGTTTTAATTAATCACATGAAAGAAACGTTCTTAGAAAAAATACGGAAAAGTGGTGATGCATCCGATCCTCACACAGCTCTAGTTTTTA encodes:
- the LOC101068417 gene encoding fetuin-B translates to MASLCTEYKRRLLCAHIKGVTAETEHKHGRTNFTLHSATMDRSCPFLLLMLSCYTGCVHSEELSLTPIELAPVPCNDKAVGKLSRLAMTYINEDRPDGYKFALNRVANVHLHAQGPAGNVYYLDLDVLETKCHLGSPKPWKRCGIRPFMETQISGNCNTTLLYTPEGYTYLYSYDCTLVPDPPEKLQQTCPTCPLLLPVESQQAVNAARITLASYRRQFLRGAELGVKTITRASAQAVPEKSSFVEYTVQGCPEGLTERGTCQRLTLDSDTETAGFCVGSVHGNMKLNPDVHVSCEMFKVQNVDFLRPVQPQSHGLPADTATPTFPSTILDLGNDTLQPVFTDPAVPPAVQPPPPGPTLIQPAPSDPSVVVNPSVPHSSSSSESAEGLSDSSSEEIGGPVALRPPVNFRYQRRNRRKRQAHDPVFLSEFPSGFSPFRSCPGPSRYTTV